One part of the Raphanus sativus cultivar WK10039 chromosome 7, ASM80110v3, whole genome shotgun sequence genome encodes these proteins:
- the LOC108816345 gene encoding sister chromatid cohesion protein PDS5 homolog D isoform X2, whose product MATVVGLTDLATSLIDAGNRLLKPPSSTDQLLALLDETESLLRDVGQDQPLSMQHALTPSKNALVQRELLAHPDSDVRVSLASCLTQIVRVAAPQAPYGDDQMKEIFRLTVEAFEKLADDASFSSRSYGKAEFVLDAMSRLNSCLVMLDLECHDLVLQMFRIFLRIIRSDHPSVVPSSMEMIMITVIDETDEVSTDLLDTLLTSVKKEKQNVSPMSWSLAEKVLTRCARTLQPYIIKAFKSTGTSLDLYSPVVSSICQTVFEAPKVHNAVNNTKENEDKVGGSKRPPREGTIRISSNDRVRKGNNSWSLSKHSLKQEVKSEGKKPRRASSLSLGKVAAKKTPPSLTGSVKRSRVSIGESDHDSDEEADQERDEVSEEEDDSKIKNSSKKKKKVVSSSGKGSSARTYTKKKNKSYTDDFAESLVGQRVNIWWPLDKTFYEGVIKSYCSSKKMHLILYTDGEKEQLNLIKERWELLEDLTSDSEDMKKDSGQAREGENLKSLNAETDRREEQEDVNSQSEDEYYNGEKQEQSGNKSKEKLKVADVEGEAKEEEKEDAKSETESEREGSESGEEPEWRETEDEAEEVDDGKVRSKKLA is encoded by the exons atGGCTACCGTTGTTGGATTAACCGATCTTGCGACATCACTCATCGATGCTGGAAACAGACTTCTTAAGCCTCCTTCTTCAACCGACCAGCTTCTTGCTCTTCTCGAT GAAACTGAGTCACTGCTTAGAGATGTGGGGCAAGACCAACCCTTGTCGATGCAACACGCTCTGACTCCTTCCAAGAACGCTCTGGTGCAGAGAGAACTCTTGGCCCATCCTGATTCCGATGTTAGGGTTTCGCTCGCGTCCTGCTTAACCCAAATCGTGAGGGTAGCTGCTCCTCAAGCTCCTTACGGTGATGATCAAATGAAg gagatcttcaggTTGACTGTAGAAGCTTTTGAGAAGTTAGCTGATGATGCATCCTTCTCCTCTCGCAGCTATGGGAAAGCCGAGTTTGTTCTTGATGCTATGTCAAGGCTCAATTCTTGCTTGGTCATGTTGGACTTGGAGTGCCATGACCTCGTTCTACAAATGTTCCGCATCTTCTTGAGAATCATAAG ATCTGATCATCCCTCGGTGGTGCCTTCATCGATGGAAATGATAATGATTACAGTAATAGATGAAACCGATGAAGTATCCACTGATCTGCTTGATACTCTATTAACTAGTGTCAAAAAGGAAAAGCAG AATGTTTCACCAATGTCTTGGAGTCTTGCGGAGAAGGTTCTTACTAGATGCGCTCGTACACTTCAACCATACATCATCAAAGCTTTCAAGTCTACAGGGACCAGCTTGGATTTGTATTCTCCAGTTGTTTCCTCTATATGCCAGACTGTTTTTGAAGCTCCTAAAGTCCACAATGCAGTTAATAACACCAAGGAAAATGAG GATAAAGTGGGTGGTTCCAAGAGACCTCCGAGAGAAGGAACAATACGAATCAGTTCGAATGACAGAGTAAGAAAGGGAAACAACAGTTGGAGTTTGTCGAAACATAGTCTGAAGCAAGAAGTGAAGTCTGAAG GGAAAAAGCCTAGAAGAGCATCATCGTTATCACTTGGAAAGGTGGCTGCCAAGAAAACACCTCCGTCTCTGACTGGTTCAGTTAAACGAAGCCGGGTTAGTATTGGTGAGAGTGATCATGATTCAGATGAAGAAGCAGATCAGGAGAGAGATGAAgtatcagaagaagaagatgacagtAAGATTAAAAATtcaagcaagaagaagaagaaggttgtgAGCTCCAGCGGAAAAGGATCATCAGCTCGCACATATACTAAGAAGAAG AATAAGTCTTACACAGATGACTTTGCCGAGAGTTTGGTCGGTCAGAGAGTTAATATCTGGTGGCCGCTTGACAAGAC TTTTTATGAAGGCGTGATAAAGTCTTATTGTAGTAGTAAGAAGATGCATCTG ATATTATATACTGATGGAGAGAAAGAACAGCTTAATCTCATTAAAGAACGCTGGGAGTTGCTCGAGGATCTCACTTCTGACAGTGAG GATATGAAGAAAGATTCCGGCCAAGCAAGAGAAGGAGAGAATCTCAAATCGTTGAATGCTGAAACTGACAGAAGAGAAGAGCAGGAAGATGTGAACAGTCAGAGCGAGGATGAATATTATAATGGTGAGAAGCAAGAACAGTCCggaaacaaaagtaaagagaaGCTGAAAGTGGCTGATGTAGAAGGCGAAGCtaaggaagaagagaaagaagatgcAAAGTCAGAGACTGAGAGTGAAAGAGAAGGCTCAGAGTCAGGAGAAGAGCCGGAGTGGAGAGAAACAGAGGACGAAGCAGAAGAGGTTGATGATGGTAAAGTGAGAAGCAAAAAGCTTGCCTGA
- the LOC108816345 gene encoding sister chromatid cohesion protein PDS5 homolog D isoform X1, producing MATVVGLTDLATSLIDAGNRLLKPPSSTDQLLALLDETESLLRDVGQDQPLSMQHALTPSKNALVQRELLAHPDSDVRVSLASCLTQIVRVAAPQAPYGDDQMKEIFRLTVEAFEKLADDASFSSRSYGKAEFVLDAMSRLNSCLVMLDLECHDLVLQMFRIFLRIIRSDHPSVVPSSMEMIMITVIDETDEVSTDLLDTLLTSVKKEKQNVSPMSWSLAEKVLTRCARTLQPYIIKAFKSTGTSLDLYSPVVSSICQTVFEAPKVHNAVNNTKENEDKVGGSKRPPREGTIRISSNDRVRKGNNSWSLSKHSLKQEVKSEGIDDGETDLRITGKRGRKPNSLMNPEEGYDVSWLSGKKPRRASSLSLGKVAAKKTPPSLTGSVKRSRVSIGESDHDSDEEADQERDEVSEEEDDSKIKNSSKKKKKVVSSSGKGSSARTYTKKKNKSYTDDFAESLVGQRVNIWWPLDKTFYEGVIKSYCSSKKMHLILYTDGEKEQLNLIKERWELLEDLTSDSEDMKKDSGQAREGENLKSLNAETDRREEQEDVNSQSEDEYYNGEKQEQSGNKSKEKLKVADVEGEAKEEEKEDAKSETESEREGSESGEEPEWRETEDEAEEVDDGKVRSKKLA from the exons atGGCTACCGTTGTTGGATTAACCGATCTTGCGACATCACTCATCGATGCTGGAAACAGACTTCTTAAGCCTCCTTCTTCAACCGACCAGCTTCTTGCTCTTCTCGAT GAAACTGAGTCACTGCTTAGAGATGTGGGGCAAGACCAACCCTTGTCGATGCAACACGCTCTGACTCCTTCCAAGAACGCTCTGGTGCAGAGAGAACTCTTGGCCCATCCTGATTCCGATGTTAGGGTTTCGCTCGCGTCCTGCTTAACCCAAATCGTGAGGGTAGCTGCTCCTCAAGCTCCTTACGGTGATGATCAAATGAAg gagatcttcaggTTGACTGTAGAAGCTTTTGAGAAGTTAGCTGATGATGCATCCTTCTCCTCTCGCAGCTATGGGAAAGCCGAGTTTGTTCTTGATGCTATGTCAAGGCTCAATTCTTGCTTGGTCATGTTGGACTTGGAGTGCCATGACCTCGTTCTACAAATGTTCCGCATCTTCTTGAGAATCATAAG ATCTGATCATCCCTCGGTGGTGCCTTCATCGATGGAAATGATAATGATTACAGTAATAGATGAAACCGATGAAGTATCCACTGATCTGCTTGATACTCTATTAACTAGTGTCAAAAAGGAAAAGCAG AATGTTTCACCAATGTCTTGGAGTCTTGCGGAGAAGGTTCTTACTAGATGCGCTCGTACACTTCAACCATACATCATCAAAGCTTTCAAGTCTACAGGGACCAGCTTGGATTTGTATTCTCCAGTTGTTTCCTCTATATGCCAGACTGTTTTTGAAGCTCCTAAAGTCCACAATGCAGTTAATAACACCAAGGAAAATGAG GATAAAGTGGGTGGTTCCAAGAGACCTCCGAGAGAAGGAACAATACGAATCAGTTCGAATGACAGAGTAAGAAAGGGAAACAACAGTTGGAGTTTGTCGAAACATAGTCTGAAGCAAGAAGTGAAGTCTGAAGGTATAGATGATGGAGAAACAGATTTAAGGATTACAGGGAAGAGAGGAAGGAAACCCAATTCTTTGATGAATCCTGAGGAAGGTTATGACGTTTCTTGGCTTTCAGGGAAAAAGCCTAGAAGAGCATCATCGTTATCACTTGGAAAGGTGGCTGCCAAGAAAACACCTCCGTCTCTGACTGGTTCAGTTAAACGAAGCCGGGTTAGTATTGGTGAGAGTGATCATGATTCAGATGAAGAAGCAGATCAGGAGAGAGATGAAgtatcagaagaagaagatgacagtAAGATTAAAAATtcaagcaagaagaagaagaaggttgtgAGCTCCAGCGGAAAAGGATCATCAGCTCGCACATATACTAAGAAGAAG AATAAGTCTTACACAGATGACTTTGCCGAGAGTTTGGTCGGTCAGAGAGTTAATATCTGGTGGCCGCTTGACAAGAC TTTTTATGAAGGCGTGATAAAGTCTTATTGTAGTAGTAAGAAGATGCATCTG ATATTATATACTGATGGAGAGAAAGAACAGCTTAATCTCATTAAAGAACGCTGGGAGTTGCTCGAGGATCTCACTTCTGACAGTGAG GATATGAAGAAAGATTCCGGCCAAGCAAGAGAAGGAGAGAATCTCAAATCGTTGAATGCTGAAACTGACAGAAGAGAAGAGCAGGAAGATGTGAACAGTCAGAGCGAGGATGAATATTATAATGGTGAGAAGCAAGAACAGTCCggaaacaaaagtaaagagaaGCTGAAAGTGGCTGATGTAGAAGGCGAAGCtaaggaagaagagaaagaagatgcAAAGTCAGAGACTGAGAGTGAAAGAGAAGGCTCAGAGTCAGGAGAAGAGCCGGAGTGGAGAGAAACAGAGGACGAAGCAGAAGAGGTTGATGATGGTAAAGTGAGAAGCAAAAAGCTTGCCTGA
- the LOC108818178 gene encoding factor of DNA methylation 5 — protein sequence MANSSESEASESEVSESEIADYSEKPYKQMRDGVLKVKLKADTFKCPFCSGKKKQHYKYKELLAHSSGVARGSATRNCKQKANHLALSKYLQNELAGNAEPPRLQLTVYSADKQNQASVSDVYVWPWMGIVISPLRGNDDDKSLVLDSAYWLKRLARFKPLEVKTLWVEEDEAVAVISKFSGGMDGFKRATELEKEYGVKRCGKKDWSYKTGDWRLKTYGWCARADDYNSQGSVAEYLSTVGRLRSFSDISKEEMQNRSIVVDDLADKIAEKNEVLNQVQYKYKEEAISLRRVLMEKDNLDKTYKEETKRMQEYSQRNVYRILQEKEMLSKKLEYKMKDLETWSKELDKKQALTELERQNLEEEKKKNNAANSSLQLASLEQKRTDDRVLRLVEEHKRKKDEALNEIRLLEEKLNNKQKLQMEIQELKGKLQVMKHGEDEDDEDVKKKMKKMNEELEEKCSELQDLEDTNSALMIKERQSNDEIQEARQELISGLIGMLNDRTNIRIKRLGELDEKPFLKACKERFKGEEAGVQYAMLCSKWQENLKDSNWHPFKRVGTEDKMKEVVDEEDEQLKKLREEWGEEVLEAVKTALEELNEHNPSGGYSVPALWNFKEKRKATLKEVVEYMTLHIKNLKNLKRKRKG from the exons ATGGCTAACAGTTCTGAGTCAGAGGCCAGCGAGTCAGAGGTGAGCGAGTCAGAGATCGCTGACTACTCGGAGAAGCCATACAAGCAAATGAGGGACGGGGTGTTGAAGGTTAAGCTAAAGGCAGACACTTTCAAGTGCCCTTTCTGCTCCGGTAAGAAGAAGCAGCACTACAAGTACAAGGAGCTCCTTGCTCATTCCTCCGGCGTTGCCAGAGGATCCGCCACTAGAAACTGCAAGCAGAAAGCTAACCACTTGGCCCTGTCAAAGTACCTCCAGAACGAGCTCGCTGGCAATGCCGAGCCCCCGCGCCTTCAGCTCACCGTGTACTCGGCGGACAAGCAGAACCAAGCTTCTGTCAGTGACGTGTATGTCTGGCCTTGGATGGGGATCGTCATCAGCCCGTTGAGGGGAAACGATGATGATAAGAGTTTGGTTCTTGATTCGGCGTATTGGTTGAAGAGGCTCGCGAGGTTTAAGCCTCTTGAGGTGAAGACGCTTTGGGTTGAGGAGGATGAGGCTGTTGCTGTGATCTCTAAGTTCAGCGGTGGTATGGACGGGTTCAAGAGAGCCACGGAGCTTGAGAAGGAGTATGGCGTTAAGCGGTGCGGCAAGAAGGACTGGAGTTATAAAACAGGAGACTGGAGGTTGAAGACTTATGGCTGGTGCGCACGTGCGGATGATTACAACTCTCAAGGGTCGGTAGCTGAGTACCTGTCAACGGTGGGGAGATTGAGAAGCTTCTCTGATATCTCTAAGGAGGAAATGCAGAACAGGAGTATTGTTGTGGACGATCTAGCTGATAAAATTGCGGAGAAGAATGAGGTTCTGAACCAGGTCCAGTACAAGTACAAGGAGGAGGCCATCTCTCTGCGGAGGGTTCTCATGGAAAAGGACAATCTGGACAAAACTTACAaagaag aaacaaaaaggaTGCAGGAGTATTCGCAGCGCAACGTCTACAGGATCTTACAAGAAAAGGAGATGCTGAGCAAGAAACTGGAGTATAAGATGAAGGATCTGGAGACTTGGTCCAAAGAATTGGACAAGAAGCAAGCATTAACTGAACTGGAGAGACAAAATcttgaggaagagaagaagaag AACAATGCCGCGAACTCCTCTCTCCAGTTAGCTTCACTGGAGCAGAAAAGGACGGATGATCGTGTACTGAGACTTGTGGAAGAACACAAG AGGAAAAAAGATGAGGCATTGAACGAGATCCGTCTGCTTGAGGAGAAGTTAAACAACAAGCAGAAACTTCAAATGGAGATTCAAGAGCTGAAAGGAAAGCTGCAAGTCATGAAGCATggggaagatgaagatgatgaggacgttaagaagaaaatgaaaaagatgaACGAGGAGCTAGAGGAGAAGTGCTCTGAGCTGCAAGATCTAGAGGATACTAACTCTGCCCTCATGATAAAAGAAAGGCAAAGCAATGATGAGATACAAGAAGCACGTCAAGAATTGATTTCG ggatTGATAGGAATGTTGAATGATCGAACCAACATCAGAATAAAGCGGTTGGGAGAGCTTGATGAAAAGCCATTCCTGAAAGCATGCAAGGAAAGATTCAAAGGCGAAGAAGCTGGGGTGCAGTACGCCATGCTTTGCTCAAAGTGGCAGGAAAACCTCAAGGATTCAAATTGGCATCCATTCAAACGCGTGGGGACTGAAGACAAAATGAAG GAAGTGGTGGATGAAGAAGACGAGCAGCTTAAGAAGCTGAGAGAAGAGTGGGGTGAAGAAGTGTTGGAGGCAGTTAAGACAGCACTGGAGGAGCTGAATGAGCATAACCCAAGCGGGGGGTACTCAGTCCCAGCACTGTggaattttaaagagaaaagaaaagctacACTCAAAGAAGTGGTCGAATACATGACGCTGCATATCAAGAATCTCAAGAATCTCAAACGCAAAAGAAAGGGATAG